In the Phycisphaerae bacterium genome, one interval contains:
- a CDS encoding HAD-IIB family hydrolase has product MTVDIDGTLVDSHGEIPDRNRAALHAAHEAGLRVCLCTGRSLAETRSVLDRLDLDLDAAVLVFGAIVWDLREHRTLLRSHLPTDTSARLVRFFTRRRDPILMLFDVSEGGVDYRLVRGEGNVEAYEGWIRRSPAVTERIEAWTPEIGQPIRIGVIQEPSCIEETMQALGREFSAEEVKYNAIYAPNYGLHVVECFAPQVSKWHGIGHLLRLWGIAPAEVVAVGDDINDVEMIAGAGLGVAMGNAIDAVRAVAKWQVPTNDECGMAVLVDALLSGKVPGEKT; this is encoded by the coding sequence TTGACCGTTGACATTGACGGCACCCTGGTTGACTCGCACGGTGAGATTCCGGACCGGAATCGAGCCGCGCTTCACGCCGCTCATGAGGCTGGACTGCGGGTGTGCCTGTGTACCGGTCGTTCGCTGGCCGAGACCCGATCGGTGCTTGACCGGCTGGACCTAGACCTGGATGCAGCCGTCCTGGTGTTTGGGGCGATCGTCTGGGATCTCCGCGAGCATCGGACGCTGTTGCGGTCGCATCTGCCGACGGACACGTCGGCGCGGCTGGTCCGGTTTTTCACCCGGCGGCGTGATCCCATTCTCATGCTGTTTGACGTATCGGAGGGTGGGGTGGACTACCGGCTGGTTCGCGGGGAGGGCAATGTTGAGGCCTATGAGGGCTGGATCCGCCGGAGCCCGGCGGTGACCGAGCGAATCGAGGCCTGGACGCCGGAGATCGGGCAGCCCATTCGCATTGGGGTGATCCAGGAGCCGTCCTGCATTGAGGAGACCATGCAGGCTCTCGGCCGGGAGTTTTCTGCCGAGGAGGTCAAGTACAACGCGATCTACGCTCCGAACTACGGTTTGCACGTGGTGGAGTGTTTCGCGCCGCAGGTCAGCAAATGGCACGGTATCGGCCACCTGCTGCGTTTGTGGGGGATTGCGCCGGCGGAAGTGGTGGCGGTGGGTGACGACATCAACGACGTGGAGATGATCGCCGGGGCCGGGCTAGGTGTAGCCATGGGCAACGCGATCGATGCGGTGCGTGCGGTGGCCAAGTGGCAGGTCCCCACCAACGACGAGTGCGGTATGGCCGTTCTGGTTGATGCGCTCCTCAGCGGCAAGGTGCCCGGCGAGAAGACATGA
- a CDS encoding GrpB family protein → METLEEKIARAAKEDVAIIPHDPRWPEMFEQERTHLLSCLPADLVRRIEHFGNAAVPGLCAKPIVDRLVEKKRFPGGREGQSPTWHPRSRRSARRSASWEWCPAAIPCSLPRGGLGHR, encoded by the coding sequence ATGGAGACACTCGAAGAGAAGATCGCCCGCGCGGCCAAGGAAGATGTGGCCATCATCCCGCACGATCCCCGCTGGCCCGAGATGTTCGAGCAGGAGCGGACCCACCTGCTCTCGTGCCTGCCCGCAGATCTGGTTCGACGAATCGAGCACTTCGGCAATGCGGCCGTGCCCGGCCTGTGCGCCAAGCCCATCGTCGATAGGCTGGTCGAGAAGAAACGCTTCCCGGGGGGACGCGAAGGGCAAAGCCCCACATGGCATCCGCGCTCCCGCCGATCGGCTCGGCGGTCCGCATCGTGGGAGTGGTGCCCGGCGGCCATCCCCTGCTCGCTTCCTCGGGGCGGGCTCGGCCACCGGTGA